The following proteins are co-located in the Acidimicrobiales bacterium genome:
- a CDS encoding 4-alpha-glucanotransferase, giving the protein MSGQSSRRVAGILLPAFSARRDGDLGIGDTRALLEWIDLLADHQVGLLQLLPINELGSVDSPYDAISSVALEPLYLSMEDVPGIDLGELDRAATEVGEGSVDYGRSRATKLALLEAAWQRWTDASPDLQKRFAEFREREARWLDDYCSFRVLVEKADSAVWDDWPNEWQEVDAARSVAAEHPERISFFAWLQWLGFEQWGKVRRHADQRGVKLMGDIPIGVSRYSADVFFGRDDFDLDWCGGAPPETMFKHDAFIRKWGQNWGIPLYRWDKMRSEDYPWWRQRIEKLTSVFHVFRIDHVLGFYRIYAFPWLPQRNEEFLEMDGAQAAEATGGILPRWVPRPDDYVTNKQANLADGDRRLRVVLDAAGPGEVVGEDLGTVPDYVRPHLAELDIAGFRIPHWDADPQGAVVKPEDMDECAFATFATHDHDPISAQWKDIAARAASDDPEDAAEATALWKRLADFAGVRPRGSYTSRVRWSLIDALMRSHSRYAAIMVNDLFMIDDRINQPGTIGPHNWSFRLESTVDQLRGRPEWARLAESIVAAERGISR; this is encoded by the coding sequence GTGTCGGGCCAATCCAGCAGACGAGTAGCGGGAATCTTGCTGCCAGCTTTCTCGGCGCGCCGAGACGGCGACCTCGGCATAGGCGACACACGCGCTCTGCTCGAGTGGATCGATCTGCTGGCAGACCACCAGGTGGGGCTTCTTCAGCTCCTGCCGATCAACGAGCTGGGCTCGGTCGACAGTCCCTACGACGCAATCTCCAGTGTGGCGCTCGAGCCGCTCTACCTCTCGATGGAGGACGTTCCGGGCATCGACCTCGGCGAACTAGATCGTGCTGCGACCGAGGTTGGCGAGGGTTCGGTCGACTACGGGCGCTCCAGAGCCACGAAGCTCGCGCTGTTGGAGGCCGCCTGGCAGCGCTGGACAGACGCGTCACCAGACCTGCAGAAGCGCTTCGCCGAATTCCGCGAGCGCGAGGCCCGCTGGCTCGATGACTATTGCTCGTTTCGGGTGCTGGTCGAAAAGGCGGATTCGGCGGTTTGGGACGACTGGCCAAACGAATGGCAGGAAGTCGATGCGGCCCGGAGCGTCGCGGCCGAGCACCCAGAGCGCATCTCGTTCTTCGCCTGGCTTCAGTGGTTGGGGTTCGAGCAGTGGGGAAAGGTCAGGCGGCACGCCGACCAGCGCGGCGTGAAACTGATGGGCGACATACCCATAGGGGTCAGTCGGTACTCGGCCGACGTCTTCTTCGGCAGGGACGACTTCGACCTCGACTGGTGCGGGGGTGCACCGCCAGAGACGATGTTCAAGCACGACGCGTTCATTCGCAAGTGGGGCCAGAACTGGGGCATCCCGCTGTATCGATGGGACAAGATGCGCTCCGAGGACTACCCGTGGTGGCGCCAGCGGATCGAGAAGTTGACGTCGGTCTTCCACGTGTTCCGCATCGACCACGTGCTCGGCTTCTACCGCATCTATGCGTTTCCGTGGCTGCCCCAACGAAACGAAGAGTTCCTCGAGATGGACGGGGCTCAGGCCGCCGAGGCCACCGGCGGCATCTTGCCCCGTTGGGTACCTCGCCCCGACGACTACGTCACCAACAAGCAGGCGAACCTCGCAGACGGCGACCGACGTCTGCGGGTGGTGCTGGACGCCGCCGGCCCGGGTGAGGTCGTGGGCGAAGACCTCGGCACGGTCCCCGACTATGTCAGGCCGCACCTCGCCGAACTCGACATAGCGGGCTTTCGTATTCCGCACTGGGACGCCGACCCGCAGGGCGCGGTGGTGAAACCCGAGGATATGGACGAGTGCGCCTTCGCGACCTTTGCGACTCACGACCACGACCCGATCTCGGCCCAGTGGAAGGACATCGCTGCCCGCGCTGCGTCCGACGACCCCGAAGACGCTGCCGAGGCCACCGCGCTGTGGAAGCGATTGGCCGACTTCGCCGGAGTGAGGCCGAGGGGTAGCTACACCAGCAGGGTCAGGTGGTCGCTGATCGACGCGTTGATGCGCAGCCATTCACGTTATGCCGCCATCATGGTCAACGATCTGTTCATGATCGACGATCGCATCAATCAGCCAGGAACCATCGGGCCTCACAACTGGTCGTTTCGCCTAGAGAGCACCGTCGACCAGCTTCGCGGCCGTCCCGAATGGGCTCGTTTGGCCGAATCGATCGTTGCCGCCGAGCGGGGCATCAGTCGATGA
- a CDS encoding RidA family protein, with protein sequence MGSRTMGIIENRLADLGIELPPAVITPPGVVLPFAFVNVLGNRAIISGHGPQAADGKIAGPFGKVGDDLSVEQGYRAARLVGLSILGSLQRELGTLDRVSGWVKALGMVNATHDFADHPAVINGFSDLIIEVFGPEVGRHSRSAVGMASLPWQIPVEIEAEVVID encoded by the coding sequence ATGGGCTCTCGGACAATGGGAATCATCGAGAACCGGCTGGCCGACCTGGGCATCGAGTTGCCGCCAGCCGTCATCACACCCCCCGGGGTGGTTCTGCCATTCGCCTTCGTGAACGTCCTGGGCAACCGGGCCATCATCTCTGGGCATGGCCCTCAGGCCGCCGACGGCAAGATCGCAGGTCCGTTCGGCAAGGTCGGCGACGACCTGAGCGTCGAGCAGGGGTATCGGGCGGCCAGGCTCGTCGGGTTGTCCATCCTCGGGTCGCTGCAGCGCGAACTGGGCACCCTCGATCGGGTCTCAGGTTGGGTTAAGGCCCTCGGGATGGTCAATGCAACCCACGACTTCGCCGACCACCCTGCCGTCATCAACGGATTCTCCGACCTGATCATCGAGGTCTTTGGCCCCGAGGTCGGTCGTCACTCTCGTTCGGCTGTCGGCATGGCCTCGCTGCCGTGGCAGATTCCGGTCGAGATCGAGGCCGAGGTCGTCATCGACTGA
- a CDS encoding YjjI family glycine radical enzyme, whose translation MQEFQTRVASVISATHLAYDQKLRQLAALALEAMPYPELSPECAEALDKRIICDMYEGNTPYTARYILPDYEKAMGQGLRYLELDAPTTLSDAVAFLQVMYANVPSVTTYPVYLGDLDKLLEPFVDDSITDAELDATLRRLWVGIDRMQPDAFVHTDLGPHDSRITRSILRVERSLRQAVPNITLKVDPDLTPDSLLLDAIETVFQTAKPHFVNHPMMVNDHGEHYASVSCYNSLKIGGGSYSLVRLNLKEAALRHEGSARSFLDTTLARYVELTSELLEARIRSLVEDQKFFESSWLAREGLIAPERFSAMFGIFGLAECVNVLMAHDGAADERYGHSKRANRFGVEVIERVAELVAQRPQPYCEGGGGFAYLHSQSGIDLDDGVTAGTRIPVGEEPDLLSHIETCAPHHRHFASGVSDIFHFDDTATRNPEAIVDIIRGAFGSGMRDFTFNLDSNEFIRITGYLVRKCDLVGIDDRGARHTSDFLAAGSENAYHLTERASKRIVCNERDPRPGN comes from the coding sequence ATGCAAGAGTTTCAGACGCGGGTTGCTTCGGTGATCTCGGCGACCCATCTCGCATACGACCAGAAACTGCGCCAGCTTGCGGCCCTCGCCCTGGAGGCGATGCCCTATCCCGAGCTGTCGCCCGAGTGCGCCGAAGCACTCGACAAACGCATCATCTGCGACATGTACGAGGGCAACACGCCATACACGGCGCGCTACATCCTGCCCGACTACGAAAAGGCCATGGGTCAGGGTCTGCGGTACCTCGAACTCGACGCCCCGACCACTCTGTCCGACGCAGTTGCGTTCCTGCAGGTGATGTACGCCAACGTCCCTTCGGTGACCACCTACCCGGTCTATCTGGGCGATCTCGACAAACTGCTCGAGCCCTTCGTCGACGACTCGATCACCGATGCCGAGCTAGACGCAACGTTGCGCCGGCTCTGGGTTGGCATAGACCGGATGCAGCCCGATGCGTTCGTTCACACCGATCTGGGCCCTCACGACAGCAGGATCACCAGGTCGATCCTCAGGGTCGAACGCTCGCTGCGCCAAGCGGTGCCCAACATCACCCTCAAGGTCGATCCGGACCTCACCCCAGACTCGTTGCTGCTCGACGCCATCGAGACCGTGTTCCAGACGGCGAAGCCCCACTTCGTGAACCACCCGATGATGGTGAACGACCACGGCGAGCATTACGCATCGGTCAGCTGCTACAACTCATTGAAGATCGGGGGCGGCTCGTACTCGCTGGTTCGCCTGAACCTGAAAGAAGCCGCCCTTCGCCACGAGGGTTCCGCCCGCTCGTTCCTGGACACCACCCTTGCCCGATACGTCGAGCTGACATCTGAGCTGCTGGAGGCCAGGATCCGCTCACTGGTCGAGGATCAGAAGTTCTTCGAGTCGAGCTGGCTGGCGCGAGAAGGCCTGATTGCACCCGAGCGATTCTCGGCGATGTTCGGCATCTTCGGCTTGGCCGAGTGCGTCAACGTACTGATGGCACATGACGGAGCCGCCGACGAACGCTATGGGCACAGCAAGCGGGCCAACCGGTTTGGGGTCGAGGTCATCGAGCGAGTCGCCGAGCTGGTGGCCCAGCGTCCTCAGCCCTACTGCGAAGGCGGGGGCGGCTTTGCGTACCTGCACTCACAGAGTGGCATCGACCTCGACGATGGGGTGACCGCTGGCACCAGGATTCCCGTCGGTGAGGAGCCCGACCTGCTGAGTCACATCGAGACGTGTGCACCTCATCATCGACACTTCGCATCGGGTGTCAGCGACATCTTCCACTTCGACGACACCGCCACCCGAAATCCCGAGGCGATAGTCGACATCATCCGAGGCGCGTTCGGTTCGGGGATGCGCGACTTCACCTTCAACCTCGATTCGAACGAGTTCATCCGCATCACCGGCTATCTGGTTCGCAAATGCGACCTGGTTGGCATCGACGACCGGGGCGCCCGCCACACCAGCGACTTCCTGGCCGCCGGAAGCGAGAACGCCTATCACCTGACCGAGCGGGCCTCCAAGCGCATTGTCTGCAATGAACGAGACCCGCGGCCTGGTAACTGA
- a CDS encoding YjjW family glycine radical enzyme activase yields the protein MNETRGLVTDTIAFSNVDGPGNRFAIFLQGCNLDCLACHNPYTIGVCNDCGDCVEPCPSEALSITAQGVVWDADSCEQCDTCIDVCPIDATPKATRRTVESLLADIGRAAPFLSGITVSGGEATLQVEFVHALFSAVKQHRDPRISRLTCMVDTNGMAEPKTWTHLAPVTDGVMVDLKAFDPELHTQMTGSPNDEVLASIAQLSQMGLLHEVRMLIVAGMNDDEELIRRSGQWLAGIDPSMRLKVMGYRAYGVRPHDPPLVEPSRNDTEKVAAVLAQESPTFDIVVV from the coding sequence ATGAACGAGACCCGCGGCCTGGTAACTGACACCATCGCGTTCTCGAACGTCGATGGGCCAGGGAATCGATTCGCGATCTTCTTGCAGGGATGCAACCTCGACTGTCTGGCATGCCACAACCCGTACACCATCGGGGTGTGCAACGACTGCGGTGACTGTGTCGAGCCTTGCCCGTCGGAGGCGCTCAGCATCACCGCCCAGGGCGTGGTCTGGGACGCCGACAGCTGCGAGCAGTGCGACACCTGCATCGACGTGTGCCCCATCGATGCCACGCCGAAGGCGACGCGACGCACCGTCGAGTCACTTCTGGCCGACATAGGACGCGCTGCCCCTTTCCTGTCGGGCATAACCGTCTCGGGCGGCGAGGCGACCCTGCAGGTCGAGTTCGTACACGCTCTCTTCTCGGCCGTGAAGCAACATCGCGACCCACGCATCTCACGTCTTACGTGCATGGTCGACACCAACGGCATGGCCGAGCCAAAGACATGGACACACCTCGCACCGGTTACCGACGGCGTCATGGTCGACCTCAAGGCCTTCGACCCCGAGCTGCACACCCAGATGACCGGCTCACCCAACGACGAAGTGCTGGCCTCGATAGCGCAGCTGTCGCAGATGGGGCTGCTGCACGAGGTCAGGATGCTGATAGTTGCGGGGATGAACGACGACGAGGAGCTCATTCGCCGGTCTGGGCAGTGGCTGGCCGGCATCGACCCGTCGATGAGGCTGAAGGTGATGGGCTACAGGGCCTATGGAGTGCGACCGCACGACCCACCTCTGGTAGAACCCTCTCGAAACGACACGGAGAAGGTCGCGGCGGTACTGGCGCAAGAGTCGCCGACGTTCGACATCGTCGTGGTCTGA
- a CDS encoding hotdog domain-containing protein: protein MDEQRPVTATRRLVVSDADTALALGSGDVAVLGTPRVVALLEEAAVAAVGGSLEPTDTTVGTQISIEHLAPSPIGSEIDATAELVSAEGRLYRFEVQAVMGDTVVARGTHTRVRVRREGFGQPRDGA, encoded by the coding sequence ATGGACGAACAGCGCCCGGTCACCGCAACCCGTCGGCTGGTGGTGTCGGATGCCGACACCGCCCTCGCCCTGGGAAGCGGCGATGTCGCAGTTCTGGGAACCCCTCGAGTGGTGGCCCTGCTGGAAGAAGCGGCCGTCGCCGCCGTAGGGGGTTCGCTCGAGCCGACAGACACCACCGTCGGCACCCAGATATCTATCGAGCACCTGGCACCCAGCCCAATCGGCAGCGAGATCGATGCGACGGCCGAGCTGGTCTCGGCCGAGGGGCGGTTGTATCGGTTCGAGGTCCAAGCGGTAATGGGCGACACCGTGGTGGCCCGCGGCACCCATACCCGGGTACGTGTGCGCCGCGAGGGCTTCGGCCAGCCGCGAGACGGAGCTTGA
- the ilvA gene encoding threonine ammonia-lyase, biosynthetic, which translates to MPYTDYLKRTLNARVYEVAQETPIDEAPLLSKRLGNRVLIKREDLQPVFSFKIRGAYNKMANLSPDQLARGVIASSAGNHAQGVAMAAQKLGCRAVIVMPVTTPALKVDAVRERGAEVILAGDSYNEANAAAQEIAAQQGLTFVHPFDDPDVIAGQGTIGMEILRQVTGPLDAVFVAIGGGGMIAGISAFIKQLRPETRIIGVQASDSDAMALSLERGERIELSEVGLFCDGTAVKLVGEETFRVASEFVDEVIRVDTDQVCAAIKDMFTDTRAILEPSGALAIAGLKSYVDRDDVSGQTLVAVACGANMNFDRLRFVAERAEIGERREAVFAVTIPETPGSFRRFIEVLGDRNVTEFNYRMGDPDQAHVFVGVEITNRKAAAELAQAFEGAGLSAIDLTDDELAKVHLRHLVGGRSDLAVNEQLYRFEFPERPGALLRFLNAMAPDWNISLFHYRNHGADYGRVLVGIQVPPEEQSEFQDFLSTVGYRYWDESHNPAYKLFLA; encoded by the coding sequence ATGCCCTACACCGATTATCTGAAGCGAACTCTGAACGCCAGGGTCTACGAAGTGGCCCAGGAAACGCCCATCGACGAGGCTCCCCTGCTCTCGAAACGACTGGGCAACCGGGTTCTGATCAAGCGTGAAGACCTGCAACCGGTCTTTTCGTTCAAGATCCGCGGGGCATACAACAAGATGGCCAACCTGAGCCCCGACCAACTGGCACGGGGTGTCATCGCTTCGTCGGCGGGTAATCATGCTCAGGGTGTGGCCATGGCAGCCCAGAAGCTCGGGTGCCGCGCCGTGATCGTCATGCCGGTGACCACACCGGCGCTGAAGGTCGACGCGGTCAGAGAGCGTGGCGCCGAAGTGATCTTGGCAGGCGACTCGTACAACGAGGCAAACGCCGCAGCACAGGAGATCGCGGCCCAGCAGGGCCTGACCTTCGTTCACCCCTTCGACGACCCGGACGTCATCGCCGGTCAGGGCACCATCGGCATGGAGATCCTCCGTCAGGTGACCGGACCGCTCGATGCCGTGTTCGTCGCCATCGGCGGCGGCGGAATGATCGCCGGCATCAGTGCCTTCATAAAGCAGTTGCGGCCCGAAACGCGCATCATCGGCGTTCAGGCCAGCGACAGCGATGCGATGGCCTTGTCGCTCGAGCGCGGCGAGCGCATCGAGTTGAGCGAGGTGGGCCTGTTTTGTGACGGAACGGCTGTGAAGCTGGTCGGCGAGGAGACCTTTCGAGTTGCATCCGAGTTCGTCGACGAGGTCATCAGGGTCGACACCGACCAGGTGTGTGCCGCGATAAAGGACATGTTCACCGACACTCGCGCCATCCTCGAGCCCTCGGGAGCTCTGGCCATCGCCGGGTTGAAGTCATACGTCGACCGAGACGATGTGTCGGGTCAGACCCTGGTGGCGGTGGCGTGCGGGGCCAACATGAACTTCGACCGTTTGCGTTTCGTTGCGGAACGGGCCGAAATCGGCGAACGGCGAGAAGCCGTGTTCGCTGTGACGATCCCTGAGACCCCGGGCAGCTTCCGCCGATTCATCGAGGTCCTGGGCGACCGCAACGTGACCGAGTTCAACTATCGGATGGGAGACCCTGACCAGGCCCACGTCTTCGTCGGTGTCGAGATAACCAACCGCAAGGCTGCGGCCGAACTGGCCCAGGCCTTCGAAGGCGCAGGGTTGTCGGCGATCGATCTGACAGACGACGAGCTGGCGAAGGTGCATCTGCGACACCTGGTTGGTGGACGGTCCGACCTGGCGGTCAACGAACAGCTGTATCGCTTCGAGTTTCCCGAGCGCCCCGGAGCCTTGCTGCGGTTCTTGAACGCCATGGCCCCCGACTGGAACATCTCGCTGTTCCACTACCGCAATCACGGCGCCGACTATGGGCGAGTGCTCGTGGGTATCCAGGTGCCGCCAGAAGAGCAGTCCGAGTTCCAGGACTTCTTGTCCACGGTCGGCTACCGATACTGGGACGAGTCTCACAACCCGGCCTACAAGCTCTTTCTGGCCTGA
- a CDS encoding YbaN family protein, whose amino-acid sequence MAVGFVSLGLGIVGLVLPVLPTTPFVLLASVCFARSSPRFHAWLLNTRLFGPLIRNWDESRSFSKRAKTSAVASIAIVGGGSAFWIVEPLWARSAMVAVLAAVSVWIVTRPTAPSAREMRPSAGQARKSL is encoded by the coding sequence ATGGCCGTCGGCTTCGTCTCGCTGGGTCTCGGAATCGTAGGGCTCGTGCTTCCGGTGCTTCCGACCACACCGTTTGTGCTGTTGGCGTCTGTCTGCTTCGCCCGCTCTTCTCCGCGGTTTCACGCCTGGCTGCTGAACACTCGTCTGTTCGGTCCCCTGATCCGCAACTGGGACGAGAGCAGGTCGTTCTCGAAGCGAGCGAAGACATCGGCTGTCGCCAGCATCGCCATCGTGGGAGGAGGTTCGGCGTTCTGGATTGTCGAGCCGCTTTGGGCTCGCTCTGCCATGGTGGCAGTGTTGGCAGCTGTGTCGGTGTGGATCGTCACCCGTCCGACCGCACCATCGGCCCGAGAGATGCGGCCTTCCGCAGGTCAGGCCAGAAAGAGCTTGTAG
- a CDS encoding 2OG-Fe(II) oxygenase family protein: MIDVVDVSSQGAPDALARALASTGFVQIVGHGLDSVVADSLWTAMDDLFALPLERKLELIVDDPLANRGYRGRGSESLSYSLGREAPPDLFESFNVGRGRRRAANQHRLLAPPLWPDAVPHFRQAAEAYLDEMEAISRMLDGLIGDLLGITDLAVRSNAGPDTMACIRYQAGADEAESGSSRMGAHSDYTTFTVLRADPVPGLEIFIGGRWVPVVPEPGALMVNTGDLLAIWTNDRWPSTLHRVPLRGDGTDAPLRRSVAYFHYPDLDVMVEPLQRFTSDEEPRRYGPVSVADHLAGKLLGPKQMTASEGASTLGDRRL, from the coding sequence ATGATCGACGTCGTAGATGTGTCGTCCCAGGGGGCGCCCGATGCGCTGGCCCGGGCCCTGGCTTCGACGGGTTTCGTCCAGATCGTGGGTCACGGGCTCGATAGCGTTGTCGCCGACTCGCTGTGGACGGCGATGGACGACCTGTTCGCCCTGCCGCTGGAACGCAAGCTCGAGTTGATCGTCGATGACCCACTGGCCAACCGCGGATATCGGGGGCGTGGAAGCGAATCGCTGTCGTACTCGCTGGGACGCGAGGCCCCACCCGATCTGTTCGAGTCTTTCAACGTCGGACGTGGCCGGCGTCGCGCGGCAAACCAACATCGGCTGCTGGCGCCCCCACTGTGGCCTGATGCCGTACCCCACTTCCGGCAGGCGGCGGAGGCCTACCTCGACGAGATGGAGGCCATCAGCAGGATGCTCGACGGCCTGATCGGCGACCTGCTGGGAATCACCGACCTAGCCGTTCGCTCGAACGCCGGTCCTGACACGATGGCGTGCATCCGGTATCAGGCGGGCGCCGACGAGGCCGAGTCGGGCAGTTCGCGTATGGGCGCCCACAGCGACTACACGACCTTCACCGTTCTGCGCGCAGACCCGGTCCCTGGGCTGGAGATCTTCATCGGAGGCCGTTGGGTTCCGGTGGTGCCCGAGCCGGGGGCTCTGATGGTCAACACGGGCGATCTGCTGGCGATATGGACCAACGACCGATGGCCATCGACGCTTCATCGGGTTCCGCTGCGCGGCGACGGAACCGATGCGCCCCTGCGACGATCTGTCGCGTACTTCCACTATCCCGATCTCGACGTCATGGTCGAACCTTTGCAGCGTTTCACTTCCGACGAAGAGCCTCGTCGATATGGGCCCGTATCGGTGGCCGATCACCTCGCTGGCAAGCTCCTCGGTCCCAAACAGATGACCGCATCCGAGGGTGCTTCGACGCTGGGCGACCGGCGACTGTGA
- a CDS encoding amidase family protein: MVDPLGTLSDVVAALEAREVSAVDVVTAQLQRIESLNPQVNAVVTLDAERALATAQAVDAARVRGDRMGPLAGVSITIKDAIATEGIRSTGGAVELIDNVPSVDATVVSRLKAAGAIVVAKTNVPRWSGDVQTYNEMFGVTNNPWSLDHTPGGSSGGAATSVAMGFSPFEVGTDIGGSVRIPASNCGVYGHKPSYGLIPTHGYLDNKAQSIVDADVNVFGPFARSVDDLQFVFDLLAGPDDAHAAGWRLELPTSRATDLGDFRVAAWLDDPFCPVSDAVAGVLGAFVDELERNGCVVDRSARPALDAGRASRQGLRLIGAATDISSTDEEFAAKADAGAAVSHRDWDRMNRERAAVRASWAEFFESFDVLLCPVAPTEPIRHTISQQGSNFLHSTLADHGDRPYADLVGWTALIGSAYLPATVPPVGRTPQGLPVGVQVVAPFLHDQTSLAFARAVEKTLGGFVPPPLAL; this comes from the coding sequence ATGGTCGATCCGCTTGGAACACTGTCAGACGTCGTGGCTGCCCTCGAGGCGAGGGAGGTTTCGGCCGTCGATGTCGTAACGGCTCAGCTTCAGCGAATCGAGTCGCTGAACCCCCAGGTCAACGCGGTGGTGACCCTGGATGCCGAGCGGGCGCTGGCCACCGCCCAGGCTGTCGACGCCGCCAGGGTGCGGGGCGACCGCATGGGTCCACTGGCCGGGGTGTCGATCACCATCAAGGACGCGATCGCCACCGAAGGTATTCGCTCGACCGGTGGCGCCGTCGAGTTGATCGACAACGTGCCTTCGGTCGACGCCACCGTGGTGAGCCGGCTGAAGGCGGCGGGCGCCATCGTGGTCGCCAAGACGAACGTTCCGCGCTGGTCGGGTGATGTCCAGACCTACAACGAGATGTTCGGCGTGACCAACAACCCCTGGAGTCTCGATCACACTCCTGGTGGGTCGTCGGGCGGAGCTGCGACGTCGGTGGCCATGGGGTTCTCACCTTTCGAGGTGGGCACTGACATTGGCGGCAGCGTGCGAATTCCGGCATCGAACTGCGGCGTCTATGGCCACAAACCCAGCTACGGGCTGATACCGACCCACGGCTATCTCGACAACAAGGCACAAAGCATCGTCGACGCCGATGTCAACGTGTTCGGTCCCTTTGCCCGTTCGGTCGACGATCTGCAGTTCGTGTTCGATCTGCTGGCCGGACCCGACGATGCCCATGCAGCCGGCTGGAGGCTCGAGTTGCCGACGTCGCGGGCCACCGATCTGGGTGACTTCAGGGTCGCCGCGTGGCTCGACGACCCGTTCTGCCCGGTCAGCGACGCAGTGGCCGGGGTGCTTGGCGCATTCGTCGACGAGTTGGAGCGAAACGGTTGTGTCGTCGACCGCTCGGCCCGGCCGGCGCTAGACGCAGGCCGTGCGTCTCGTCAGGGGCTGAGGTTGATCGGCGCCGCTACCGACATCTCGTCGACCGACGAAGAGTTCGCGGCCAAGGCCGACGCCGGCGCAGCTGTGAGTCACCGCGACTGGGATCGGATGAACCGCGAACGAGCCGCGGTGCGAGCGTCGTGGGCCGAGTTCTTCGAGTCCTTCGACGTGTTGTTGTGCCCGGTTGCTCCCACCGAGCCGATCCGGCACACGATTTCGCAGCAAGGGTCGAATTTCCTTCACAGCACACTGGCCGATCACGGCGATCGTCCGTACGCGGATCTGGTCGGCTGGACCGCCCTGATCGGGTCTGCATACCTGCCCGCGACCGTGCCGCCGGTTGGGCGTACGCCCCAGGGTTTGCCCGTGGGTGTTCAGGTCGTGGCCCCGTTCCTGCACGATCAGACCTCGCTTGCGTTCGCCCGAGCCGTCGAGAAGACCTTGGGGGGCTTCGTTCCCCCACCCCTCGCTTTGTAG
- a CDS encoding isochorismatase family cysteine hydrolase has protein sequence MTSAPSNQPMWQIEAAEYRRHEARRGRRHAFEPLPAKRSALVVVDMISFFVEESTAARATVEPISRLAASMRSAGAAVAWIVPAVTKPNERDIEFYGRDVATTYALSGGEGPVEQRLWPGLGFSPRDLFFEKAAPSALFPGRCGLEAELTRRGIDTLVIAGTVANVCVESTVRDAFTLGYRPIVVADGVAAPSIEILNATLRTVYRSFGDVRSSDELIALFDTGPK, from the coding sequence ATGACATCAGCTCCCTCCAATCAGCCGATGTGGCAGATCGAAGCGGCCGAATATCGACGCCACGAAGCTCGCCGCGGCCGTCGCCACGCATTCGAACCGCTGCCAGCCAAGCGATCGGCGTTGGTCGTGGTCGACATGATCTCGTTCTTCGTCGAAGAGTCGACAGCGGCGCGAGCGACCGTCGAACCGATCTCGCGGCTCGCCGCGTCGATGAGGTCGGCCGGAGCAGCAGTGGCCTGGATCGTCCCGGCCGTCACCAAACCCAACGAACGCGACATCGAGTTCTACGGCCGAGACGTGGCGACCACGTACGCACTCTCCGGGGGCGAGGGGCCGGTCGAGCAGAGGCTGTGGCCGGGCCTGGGGTTCAGCCCGCGCGATCTGTTCTTCGAGAAGGCGGCGCCGAGCGCACTGTTCCCTGGGCGTTGTGGCCTCGAGGCCGAGTTGACGAGGCGCGGAATCGACACCCTCGTGATCGCCGGAACCGTTGCGAACGTGTGCGTCGAGTCGACCGTTCGTGACGCCTTCACGCTGGGTTATCGCCCAATTGTGGTGGCAGACGGCGTCGCAGCACCCTCGATCGAGATTCTGAATGCGACGCTTCGCACCGTCTACCGATCGTTTGGCGACGTTCGCAGCAGTGACGAGCTGATAGCGCTGTTCGATACCGGGCCGAAGTAG